A single Halarcobacter anaerophilus DNA region contains:
- the phnE gene encoding phosphonate ABC transporter, permease protein PhnE: MNVQELKEKSNPFSFTKSIIIIILLLIFFKSWQDTEMSISSLISGWDYMVDYLSGNPNISNSGFFPPNLNSEDLKTYVFSMLETIEMAIIALVLSVIVAVPLSYMSSRNILDILIPGKTPLHLLMKRVIYGSATLIANICRSINEIIWALIFVSAVGLGPMAGILALAVHTAGVLSKLLSEGNESIDPGPVEALATTGAGFIKVLVYAVIPQTLPHFVSMALYRFESDVRSASILGFVGAGGIGFYLFDKMRAFENGDVCSIIIVIVITVWSLDKLSAIIRKRFI, from the coding sequence ATGAATGTTCAAGAGTTAAAAGAGAAATCAAACCCTTTTTCTTTTACAAAGTCAATAATAATTATTATTTTACTATTGATTTTTTTTAAGAGCTGGCAAGATACGGAGATGAGTATTAGCTCACTTATTAGTGGATGGGACTATATGGTTGATTATCTATCGGGTAATCCAAATATCTCAAACAGTGGATTCTTCCCTCCAAATTTAAATAGTGAGGATTTAAAAACTTATGTATTTTCAATGCTTGAAACAATAGAAATGGCGATTATTGCTTTGGTTTTATCTGTGATTGTAGCAGTTCCATTATCATACATGAGTTCAAGAAATATTTTGGATATCTTAATTCCGGGGAAAACACCTCTTCATTTGCTTATGAAAAGAGTGATATATGGAAGTGCTACATTAATAGCAAATATTTGTAGATCTATTAATGAAATTATCTGGGCACTTATTTTCGTAAGTGCAGTCGGTCTTGGACCAATGGCAGGTATATTAGCATTAGCTGTTCATACGGCAGGAGTTTTATCCAAACTTCTAAGTGAAGGAAATGAATCTATTGATCCAGGTCCCGTTGAAGCTTTGGCAACAACAGGTGCCGGGTTTATTAAAGTTTTGGTTTACGCAGTTATTCCTCAAACTCTGCCTCATTTTGTATCAATGGCTCTTTATAGATTTGAATCAGATGTTAGAAGCGCATCAATTTTAGGATTTGTAGGTGCGGGAGGAATAGGCTTTTATCTTTTTGACAAAATGAGAGCTTTTGAAAACGGTGACGTATGTTCAATTATTATAGTAATTGTTATTACGGTTTGGTCCTTAGATAAGTTAAGTGCAATTATAAGAAAAAGGTTTATATAA
- the phnD gene encoding phosphonate ABC transporter substrate-binding protein — translation MSLIKKLTASALVLGLSVSSMFAQEKWPDKITFGVIPVAGSTSMKENFGPLADYLAKTLGIKVELKLAGDYTGIITGMQHKHIDVAYFGPKSYVEAAKRANAEALVVEVDGESGLPGYNGTIITKKGSNLKSLADIKGKTWAFTSSQSTSGTLVPTVMFSKKGIDPKKYFSKVIYSGGHEASILAVKAGKVDAASTNNLDFNRGVGKQWSRDDFNIIWTSDLIPGAPMAARKDLPTSLKMALKGAFVSYNDKEGLKRLKNRGFIKGDDSVYNPVRDLIKLKNELKNKK, via the coding sequence ATGAGTTTAATTAAAAAACTTACAGCGAGTGCTTTGGTTTTAGGTTTAAGTGTTTCATCTATGTTTGCACAGGAAAAATGGCCTGATAAAATTACCTTTGGTGTAATCCCTGTTGCAGGTTCAACTTCTATGAAAGAGAATTTCGGACCGCTTGCTGATTATTTGGCAAAAACTTTAGGTATAAAAGTTGAGCTTAAATTAGCAGGGGATTATACGGGAATTATTACAGGTATGCAGCATAAACATATCGATGTTGCTTATTTTGGACCAAAATCTTATGTGGAAGCGGCAAAAAGAGCCAATGCCGAAGCTTTGGTAGTTGAAGTAGACGGTGAATCTGGGCTTCCTGGGTATAATGGAACTATTATTACAAAAAAAGGAAGCAATCTTAAATCTTTGGCTGATATAAAAGGTAAAACTTGGGCATTTACCTCTTCTCAATCTACTTCGGGAACTTTAGTTCCAACTGTTATGTTTTCTAAAAAAGGTATCGACCCTAAAAAATATTTTTCAAAAGTTATCTATTCAGGAGGACATGAAGCCTCTATTTTAGCTGTTAAAGCAGGAAAAGTTGATGCAGCTTCAACTAATAATTTGGACTTTAACAGAGGTGTAGGAAAACAGTGGAGTAGAGATGATTTTAATATTATCTGGACTTCTGATTTAATTCCAGGCGCTCCGATGGCTGCAAGAAAAGATCTTCCTACATCTTTAAAAATGGCATTAAAAGGTGCTTTTGTTTCTTATAACGATAAAGAAGGACTAAAAAGACTTAAAAACAGAGGTTTTATAAAAGGTGATGACTCTGTTTATAATCCTGTAAGAGATCTTATTAAACTAAAAAATGAGCTAAAAAACAAAAAATAA
- a CDS encoding alpha-D-ribose 1-methylphosphonate 5-phosphate C-P-lyase PhnJ, which yields MRYAFLDEEAKKEIRRAILKAIAIPGYIVSFASREMPVARGWGTGGLQVTLSLINEKDILKVIDQGCDGSVNAVNIRNFINSVTNVETTTSTKEATIIQTRHRVPELELNENQTLVFQVPMPDILETVEPNTAKAKIMHANADYSKLWVLLYEDTSLYGDSRISNRYPVIVNKRYAMDPSPIPKYDTLKLNNCKALQLFGAGREKKIYAIPPYTKVKPLKFEDREFNIENFEGKVCEKCGSSNSFIDEVYDDEGKVHYYCNDTDFCDCNLKEGEE from the coding sequence ATGAGATATGCATTTTTAGATGAAGAGGCAAAAAAAGAGATTAGAAGAGCTATTTTAAAAGCTATTGCAATCCCCGGATATATTGTCTCTTTTGCAAGCAGAGAGATGCCAGTTGCAAGAGGTTGGGGAACAGGAGGACTTCAAGTAACCCTTTCTCTTATAAATGAAAAAGATATTTTAAAAGTAATCGACCAAGGTTGTGACGGAAGCGTAAATGCAGTAAATATTAGAAATTTTATAAACTCCGTTACAAATGTAGAAACAACTACAAGCACAAAAGAAGCAACAATAATACAGACAAGACACAGGGTTCCTGAACTTGAATTAAATGAAAACCAAACTTTGGTTTTTCAAGTTCCAATGCCCGATATTCTTGAAACGGTTGAACCAAATACGGCAAAAGCAAAAATTATGCATGCAAATGCAGATTACTCAAAATTATGGGTTTTATTATATGAAGATACCTCTTTATACGGTGATTCAAGAATCTCTAACAGATACCCTGTAATTGTAAATAAAAGATATGCTATGGACCCAAGTCCAATACCCAAATATGATACTTTGAAACTGAATAATTGTAAAGCTTTACAACTATTTGGAGCAGGAAGAGAGAAAAAAATATATGCAATTCCTCCATATACAAAAGTTAAACCTTTGAAATTTGAAGATAGAGAGTTTAATATTGAAAATTTTGAAGGCAAAGTTTGTGAAAAATGCGGAAGCAGTAACAGTTTTATTGATGAAGTTTATGATGATGAAGGAAAAGTTCACTACTACTGCAATGATACGGATTTTTGTGATTGTAATTTAAAAGAAGGAGAAGAGTGA
- a CDS encoding carbon-phosphorus lyase complex subunit PhnI, which produces MAYYAIKGGEEAIKNSLDFYKKLTKKAQKIKDEDLIEAFTFSIDKVISEGSLYSKKLASKAIKRSAGDLLNASFFLRAHRSSCQRVGPCKTLDVNEMRLHRRISSAFKDIEGGQLLGASNDYEIKLLVELKKEEINIEDFGTSSNIIKSALTPLREDNLIKKLPKEKTTWDITRSFPTAPYPRSALLQVMSRGESGTLLGFSYTSMRGYGDVHPTIGDLRVGELDIKFTHPFLKKEVKVGSIEATAVESVGTFNSDENGETKLTTGFGFCFGKNETKAISMSIIDLTLYNNSYSVGTEQIVAADFEMIMHHVDGIESFGFCNHYKLPHYVTFQTDYQIFKSAKKYAKEKEEKLK; this is translated from the coding sequence ATGGCTTATTATGCAATAAAAGGGGGAGAAGAAGCTATAAAAAACTCCCTTGATTTTTATAAAAAACTTACTAAAAAAGCACAAAAAATTAAAGATGAAGATTTAATTGAAGCATTTACTTTTTCTATTGATAAAGTAATAAGCGAAGGCTCCTTATATTCAAAAAAACTAGCAAGCAAAGCTATAAAAAGAAGTGCTGGAGATTTGTTAAATGCCTCATTTTTTTTAAGAGCCCATAGAAGTTCTTGCCAAAGAGTAGGACCTTGTAAAACTCTGGATGTAAATGAGATGAGGCTTCATAGAAGAATCTCTTCTGCATTTAAAGATATTGAAGGAGGGCAGCTTTTAGGTGCTTCAAATGATTATGAGATTAAGTTATTGGTTGAATTAAAAAAAGAAGAGATAAATATTGAAGATTTTGGAACTTCATCAAATATAATAAAATCAGCTCTTACTCCTTTAAGGGAAGATAATTTAATAAAAAAACTTCCAAAAGAGAAAACAACTTGGGATATTACCAGAAGTTTCCCGACTGCACCATATCCAAGAAGTGCACTTTTACAAGTTATGAGTAGAGGTGAAAGCGGAACTCTTCTTGGTTTTTCATACACATCTATGAGAGGATATGGAGATGTTCATCCAACAATTGGAGACTTAAGAGTAGGGGAACTTGATATTAAATTTACGCACCCTTTTTTAAAAAAAGAGGTAAAAGTAGGTTCCATTGAGGCAACTGCTGTTGAAAGTGTCGGTACTTTTAACAGTGATGAAAATGGAGAGACTAAATTAACAACGGGATTTGGTTTCTGTTTTGGGAAAAATGAGACAAAAGCTATATCAATGTCTATTATTGATTTGACTTTGTATAACAACTCTTATAGTGTTGGAACTGAACAGATTGTTGCAGCAGACTTTGAGATGATAATGCATCATGTGGACGGAATAGAGTCTTTTGGATTTTGCAATCACTATAAACTTCCTCATTATGTTACCTTTCAAACAGATTATCAAATATTTAAATCAGCTAAAAAATATGCGAAAGAAAAAGAGGAAAAGTTAAAATGA
- a CDS encoding ATP-binding cassette domain-containing protein — MVLDLKNVSKIFGNSCPNCLTNTGANFNSSICPSCKSVVGVNSVNLNLKKGEVLGIVGESGSGKSTLLQLIYQDQKATSGEIFVKDFIGKNGDRKNILDANLNELSFLRNSLMSMIYQNPRLGLNYNFSAGGNIAQKVIMSGNKKYDEIRQKALYFLEKTEIPISRIDDYPEYFSGGQQQRIQISKALSSSPKILLLDEPTTGLDLSVQAKILDLIKELQHEIGFAMVVVSHDLGVIKHLTDITVVMKNGQIVEQGLTDQILEDPQHPYTQLLVSSIL, encoded by the coding sequence ATGGTTCTTGATTTAAAAAATGTATCAAAAATATTCGGTAACTCTTGTCCTAATTGTTTAACAAACACAGGAGCTAATTTTAACAGCTCTATTTGCCCCTCTTGTAAAAGCGTAGTTGGAGTAAACAGTGTAAATTTAAACTTAAAAAAAGGGGAAGTTTTAGGAATAGTAGGAGAAAGCGGTAGCGGAAAATCGACTCTTTTGCAGCTTATTTACCAAGATCAAAAAGCTACAAGCGGAGAGATATTTGTAAAAGATTTTATTGGTAAAAACGGAGATAGAAAAAATATCTTAGATGCAAATCTAAATGAATTATCATTTTTGCGAAACTCTTTAATGTCAATGATTTATCAAAATCCTAGATTAGGACTTAATTATAACTTTTCAGCTGGTGGAAACATTGCCCAAAAAGTTATTATGAGTGGAAATAAAAAATATGATGAGATTAGACAAAAAGCTCTGTATTTTTTAGAAAAAACAGAGATTCCTATAAGTAGAATTGATGATTATCCAGAATATTTTTCAGGTGGGCAACAGCAAAGAATTCAGATATCAAAAGCTTTGTCCTCAAGTCCAAAAATACTTCTTCTTGATGAACCTACAACAGGTTTAGACCTGTCTGTACAGGCAAAAATTCTTGATTTAATCAAAGAGTTGCAGCATGAAATAGGTTTTGCTATGGTTGTTGTTTCCCATGATTTGGGAGTAATCAAACATTTAACAGATATTACAGTTGTAATGAAAAACGGACAAATAGTTGAACAAGGATTAACTGACCAGATTTTGGAAGATCCACAGCATCCTTATACACAACTTCTTGTCTCATCAATACTTTAA
- a CDS encoding phosphonate C-P lyase system protein PhnG has product MKRENINDLAQITELKELKKIYNKIDKKYKIKILSKPTEQTLLVPVKDPISDSEFYAGEVLVTSTIVEVDKTKGWSMVIDSNEELSLYTAVLDASFEANIFKEEIKTLLETARSKENKKSRKLNQRVNSTRVSFDLM; this is encoded by the coding sequence ATGAAAAGAGAAAATATTAATGATTTAGCACAGATTACTGAGTTAAAAGAGTTAAAAAAGATTTATAACAAAATAGATAAAAAATATAAAATTAAGATTTTGTCTAAACCAACTGAACAAACTCTGCTTGTTCCTGTAAAAGATCCTATTTCAGATTCAGAGTTTTATGCGGGAGAAGTTTTAGTTACATCAACTATTGTTGAAGTTGATAAAACAAAAGGGTGGTCTATGGTTATAGATTCCAATGAAGAGCTCTCTTTGTATACAGCTGTTTTAGATGCCTCTTTTGAAGCAAATATTTTTAAAGAGGAAATTAAAACTTTATTGGAAACGGCAAGAAGTAAAGAGAATAAAAAGAGTCGAAAACTAAATCAAAGAGTTAACTCAACAAGAGTCTCTTTTGATTTGATGTAA
- the phnH gene encoding phosphonate C-P lyase system protein PhnH, protein MDTIDLERLNRENFRVMMNVLSKPGTIEKITPVFDSSFLALANTLLYAEVSHFYRGIEEFELIKAITNSKEDDENSADYVFCDEINRELFSKGKIGTSKDPEFSSTYIFKCKNFNKTQVRLRGPGIDEIKETTLPVNKDFIELFNEKNATFPLGNEIFFIDEDSRLIALSRTTKVEVV, encoded by the coding sequence ATGGATACAATTGATTTAGAAAGATTAAACAGAGAAAATTTTAGAGTTATGATGAATGTATTATCAAAACCGGGAACTATTGAAAAAATCACTCCTGTTTTTGATTCATCTTTTTTAGCCCTTGCAAATACTCTTTTATATGCAGAAGTAAGCCACTTTTATAGAGGTATTGAAGAGTTTGAATTAATTAAAGCAATAACAAACTCAAAAGAGGATGATGAAAATAGTGCAGATTATGTTTTTTGTGATGAAATTAATAGAGAACTTTTTTCAAAAGGTAAAATAGGTACATCAAAAGATCCGGAATTCTCTTCAACTTATATATTTAAATGCAAAAATTTCAATAAAACACAAGTAAGACTAAGAGGTCCTGGAATAGATGAGATAAAAGAGACGACTCTTCCTGTAAATAAAGATTTTATCGAACTATTTAATGAAAAAAATGCAACTTTTCCTTTAGGCAATGAAATCTTTTTTATAGATGAAGATTCAAGACTTATTGCTTTGTCTAGAACCACAAAAGTGGAGGTTGTCTAA
- the phnL gene encoding phosphonate C-P lyase system protein PhnL produces MLRLEVKNLNKNFTIHTQGGMKVKGFENINFSVKNGEFLSLFGPSGAGKSSILKTLFRTYNTTKGEILFHRDNKEIVDISKASESEILELRHAEIGYVSQFLQVLPRVSAVDVVAQQLIFKGEEQTSSRQKAKEMLAYLSIKEELFDLSPLTFSGGEQQRVNIAKGIIAPKSLLLLDEPTASLDKNNTMKVVEKLKELKKQGVAMIGIFHDLEAMEMISDNIYKLKRVN; encoded by the coding sequence ATGCTTAGATTAGAAGTAAAAAATTTAAATAAAAACTTTACTATCCATACTCAAGGGGGTATGAAAGTAAAAGGTTTTGAAAATATCAATTTTAGTGTAAAAAACGGAGAGTTTTTATCTCTGTTTGGACCAAGCGGTGCAGGGAAATCTTCTATTTTAAAAACACTTTTTAGAACCTACAATACAACCAAAGGAGAGATTCTTTTTCATAGAGACAATAAAGAGATAGTCGATATTTCAAAAGCAAGCGAAAGTGAAATTTTAGAGCTTAGACATGCAGAAATAGGTTATGTATCACAGTTTTTACAAGTTTTGCCAAGAGTTAGTGCCGTAGATGTTGTTGCCCAACAGCTTATTTTTAAAGGGGAAGAGCAAACATCTTCAAGACAAAAAGCAAAAGAGATGCTTGCTTATCTCTCTATAAAAGAGGAGCTTTTTGACCTCTCTCCTTTAACTTTTTCAGGGGGAGAACAGCAAAGGGTAAATATAGCAAAAGGGATTATTGCTCCAAAATCATTACTTCTGCTTGATGAACCGACTGCTTCATTGGATAAAAACAACACTATGAAAGTTGTAGAGAAACTAAAAGAGCTAAAAAAACAAGGGGTTGCAATGATTGGAATATTCCATGACCTTGAAGCTATGGAGATGATAAGCGACAATATTTATAAATTAAAGAGAGTAAATTAA